A genomic stretch from Croceibacterium aestuarii includes:
- a CDS encoding sulfotransferase family protein, which translates to MGLQVIGAGLGRTGTLSLKLALEHIGFGKCYHMSEMIAHMRAHLPLWVESAKGDPQWDAIFAGYHSSTDYPGCMFWRELAAKYPEAKIILTTRDPDKWFESVTATVMSPEHRARFEGNPLMAEFFRLTVFDADIERRLGNREKMVEYFNTWNQSVIDQAPAERLLVYKAGDGWEPLCDFLGVPVPPQPYPRVNSREEMTERTGQVDPSKGPPSPEMMEQIIGAYLADLKAKAFPT; encoded by the coding sequence ATGGGCCTTCAAGTCATCGGCGCCGGGCTCGGCCGAACCGGTACGCTGTCGCTCAAGCTCGCGCTCGAGCACATCGGCTTCGGCAAGTGTTATCACATGAGCGAGATGATCGCGCACATGCGCGCGCACCTGCCGCTGTGGGTCGAGAGCGCCAAGGGCGATCCGCAGTGGGACGCGATCTTTGCCGGCTACCATTCCTCGACCGATTATCCCGGCTGCATGTTCTGGCGCGAGCTGGCGGCGAAATATCCCGAAGCCAAGATCATCCTCACCACGCGCGACCCGGACAAGTGGTTCGAATCGGTCACCGCGACGGTGATGTCGCCCGAGCACCGGGCGCGGTTCGAAGGCAATCCGCTGATGGCCGAGTTCTTCCGCCTGACGGTGTTCGACGCGGACATCGAACGCCGGCTCGGCAATCGCGAGAAGATGGTCGAGTATTTCAACACCTGGAACCAGTCGGTGATCGACCAGGCGCCGGCCGAACGGCTGCTGGTCTACAAGGCGGGCGACGGCTGGGAGCCGCTGTGCGACTTCCTCGGCGTGCCGGTCCCACCCCAGCCCTACCCGCGGGTCAACAGCCGCGAGGAGATGACCGAGCGCACCGGTCAGGTCGACCCGTCGAAGGGCCCGCCCTCGCCCGAGATGATGGAACAGATCATCGGCGCCTATCTCGCCGACCTCAAGGCGAAGGCCTTCCCGACCTAG
- a CDS encoding PRC-barrel domain-containing protein yields the protein MVDQYTELRELDDYELVNDEQDLRGHPLMTRDGRRLGTVQRMLVDPEHDHVAALVLDDGRGVPVDEIEIRDGNAYIDPVDEARYFTPPRRERAVTRNRVIVRRL from the coding sequence ATGGTAGACCAATATACAGAACTGCGCGAACTCGACGACTACGAGCTCGTCAACGACGAACAGGACCTGCGCGGCCATCCGCTGATGACCCGCGACGGACGGCGTCTGGGCACTGTCCAGCGCATGCTCGTCGATCCCGAGCACGACCACGTCGCTGCGCTGGTGCTCGACGACGGACGCGGCGTGCCGGTCGACGAGATCGAAATCCGCGACGGCAATGCCTACATCGATCCGGTCGACGAGGCCCGGTACTTCACCCCGCCGCGGCGCGAGCGCGCTGTCACCCGGAATCGCGTGATCGTCCGGCGGCTCTAG
- a CDS encoding ribonuclease HII: MLSGTPTPDFCAQFGDALVAGVDEAGRGPLAGPVVAAAVVLCKPRPAGLDDSKKLTPETRAVLEDRIRRRCAFGIGVVEVEDIDRLNIFGATMLAMALAMQRLCEALGVDCHQALIDGNLTPHGRTPLWRWPARAIVGGDGREPAIGAASIVAKEYRDRLMRQHHLAHPHYNWASNKGYSTPDHLAALREHGPCPLHRRSFAPVAQCELPLEMVQAV; encoded by the coding sequence ATGCTCTCCGGAACGCCAACACCTGATTTCTGCGCCCAGTTCGGCGACGCCCTCGTCGCCGGGGTGGACGAGGCCGGGCGCGGGCCGCTGGCGGGCCCGGTTGTCGCAGCCGCCGTCGTGCTGTGCAAGCCGCGACCCGCCGGGCTCGACGATTCGAAAAAGCTCACGCCCGAAACCCGGGCCGTGCTCGAAGACCGCATCCGCCGCCGCTGCGCCTTCGGCATCGGCGTGGTCGAGGTCGAGGACATCGACCGCCTCAACATCTTCGGCGCGACGATGCTGGCGATGGCGCTGGCGATGCAGCGCTTGTGCGAGGCGCTCGGCGTCGACTGCCACCAGGCGCTGATCGACGGCAACCTCACCCCGCACGGGCGCACCCCGCTGTGGCGCTGGCCGGCTCGCGCCATCGTCGGCGGCGACGGCAGGGAACCGGCGATCGGCGCGGCCTCGATCGTCGCCAAGGAATACCGCGACCGGCTGATGCGCCAGCACCACCTCGCGCATCCGCACTACAACTGGGCGAGCAACAAGGGCTATTCCACGCCCGACCACCTCGCCGCGCTGCGCGAGCACGGCCCCTGCCCGCTCCACCGCCGCAGCTTCGCGCCGGTCGCGCAGTGCGAATTGCCGCTGGAGATGGTACAGGCGGTGTGA
- a CDS encoding GNAT family N-acetyltransferase, giving the protein MSAATRTLIPLEAVDPAMLEQVLDRAFGTGRHGRTAYAIRAGTDWLPALSFAALDEDGMLAGTIQAWPVALTDPQGRAHPLIMVGPVAVLPELKHTGYGRMLMAAQASALDPAAPLPQVLIGDEPYYRQFGFVEAPRGWACPGEWDPARLLVRGAQPAVLPQAGMLGPWRG; this is encoded by the coding sequence ATGTCCGCTGCGACTCGCACCCTGATCCCGCTCGAAGCGGTCGACCCGGCGATGCTCGAGCAGGTGCTCGACAGGGCCTTCGGGACGGGCCGCCACGGGCGCACCGCCTACGCCATTCGCGCAGGCACCGACTGGCTCCCGGCGCTGAGCTTCGCCGCGCTCGACGAAGACGGCATGCTCGCGGGCACGATCCAGGCCTGGCCGGTCGCGCTGACCGATCCGCAGGGGCGTGCCCACCCGCTGATCATGGTCGGCCCGGTCGCGGTGCTGCCCGAACTCAAGCACACCGGCTACGGGCGCATGCTGATGGCCGCGCAGGCCAGCGCGCTCGATCCCGCCGCGCCGCTGCCGCAAGTGCTGATCGGCGACGAGCCCTATTACCGCCAGTTCGGCTTCGTCGAGGCCCCGCGCGGCTGGGCCTGTCCGGGCGAGTGGGACCCGGCACGGCTGTTGGTGCGCGGGGCGCAGCCGGCCGTGCTGCCGCAAGCGGGCATGCTGGGGCCTTGGCGCGGCTAG
- a CDS encoding alpha/beta fold hydrolase: MRQTLEPYASAADAVTLPDGRKANFTCMGEGSPTVILIPGLADFAGISWGGVQPDMARTTRVCAWDRPGWGLSDGAEGEHTVETSTAALEAALATGAIPGPYILVGHSFGGYESLLYADRHPDQVAGMVMVDPSVPNQSALMERAGMAVPDAEADPMVQAFRKCAAEIRAGTARLGGPDPDHCLSYPSFFPDRLAKAFGEKASNPVQYETMASFLTNSPQGSIMVLNPTRDYGDMPLLVLTATVQPPAPPDTSADQRAASDAFFEQWSLAHDRLAALSSRGVNMRVPGAHHYIQRAKPQVVIDAVEAVVAEARAAGD, from the coding sequence ATGAGACAGACGTTGGAGCCCTATGCCAGCGCGGCCGACGCCGTGACGCTGCCCGACGGCCGAAAGGCCAATTTTACCTGCATGGGCGAGGGCAGTCCTACGGTGATCCTCATCCCCGGCCTCGCTGACTTCGCGGGCATTTCGTGGGGTGGCGTGCAGCCGGACATGGCGCGCACGACCCGGGTCTGCGCCTGGGACCGCCCCGGCTGGGGCCTCAGCGACGGGGCCGAGGGCGAACACACGGTCGAGACGTCCACCGCGGCGCTCGAGGCGGCGCTCGCGACCGGCGCGATTCCCGGACCCTACATCCTCGTCGGTCATTCGTTCGGCGGTTACGAAAGCCTGCTCTACGCCGATCGCCACCCGGACCAGGTCGCGGGCATGGTCATGGTCGATCCGAGCGTCCCCAATCAGAGCGCGCTCATGGAACGCGCCGGTATGGCGGTGCCGGATGCAGAGGCCGATCCGATGGTCCAGGCTTTCCGCAAGTGCGCCGCGGAAATTCGCGCCGGAACTGCCAGGCTGGGCGGGCCGGATCCGGATCATTGCCTCTCCTATCCGTCTTTCTTCCCAGACCGCCTTGCCAAGGCGTTTGGCGAAAAGGCCAGCAACCCTGTCCAATATGAAACCATGGCATCGTTTCTGACCAACTCGCCCCAGGGATCGATCATGGTTCTCAATCCCACGCGCGACTATGGAGATATGCCGTTGCTCGTGCTCACCGCGACCGTCCAGCCTCCGGCGCCGCCCGATACATCGGCCGATCAACGCGCTGCATCCGACGCGTTTTTCGAGCAATGGAGCCTCGCGCACGACCGGCTGGCCGCCCTGTCCAGCAGGGGCGTCAACATGCGCGTGCCCGGCGCGCACCACTACATCCAGCGCGCCAAGCCGCAGGTGGTGATCGACGCGGTCGAAGCGGTCGTCGCGGAGGCGCGCGCTGCGGGCGACTAG
- a CDS encoding CoA pyrophosphatase — MSALFDRLSRLFHASHHVGPVGLRDDSAFAPPELRPAAVLIAVTDRREPGVLLTHRPDTMPSHPGQVAFPGGKLESGEDAVAAALREAEEELAIPPAQVRVIGEAHSFVTGSGFALTPVLGMIPADLPLVPDPREVAGWFEAPLRFVLDQRNHVRKRGLFRGHERDYTEIEWQGHRIWGITAGILSNLSHRLAWQDLVDG, encoded by the coding sequence ATGAGCGCCCTGTTCGATCGCCTCAGCCGCCTGTTCCATGCGAGCCACCACGTCGGCCCGGTGGGCCTGCGCGATGACAGCGCCTTCGCCCCGCCCGAACTGCGCCCCGCCGCCGTGCTGATCGCGGTGACCGATCGGCGCGAACCCGGGGTGCTGCTGACCCACCGGCCGGACACCATGCCGAGCCATCCCGGCCAGGTCGCCTTTCCCGGCGGCAAGCTCGAAAGCGGCGAGGATGCGGTTGCCGCCGCGCTGCGCGAGGCGGAGGAGGAACTGGCGATTCCCCCGGCGCAGGTGCGGGTGATCGGCGAGGCGCACAGTTTCGTGACCGGTTCGGGATTTGCCCTGACCCCGGTGCTCGGCATGATCCCGGCCGACCTGCCGCTGGTGCCCGATCCGCGCGAAGTGGCTGGCTGGTTCGAGGCGCCGCTGCGCTTCGTGCTCGACCAGCGCAACCATGTCCGCAAGCGCGGCCTGTTTCGCGGGCACGAGCGCGACTACACCGAGATCGAGTGGCAAGGCCACCGGATCTGGGGAATTACCGCGGGCATCTTGAGCAACCTTTCGCACCGCCTCGCCTGGCAGGACCTCGTCGATGGCTGA
- the parC gene encoding DNA topoisomerase IV subunit A → MVATIDDEKDPFDAIVDAPFDSALSQRYLVYALSTITARSLPDLRDGLKPVHRRILWGMRLLRLSPDNAFKKSSRVVGDVMGKFHPHGNVALYDAMVRLAQPFTLRYPLVEGQGNFGNIDGDNAAAERYTECRLTKTAMQLMEGLDEGTVDFVPTYNNEEEEPSLFPGLFPNLLANGSSGIAVGMATSIPSHNAAEVIDAALELIDNPHVEHARLMELMHGPDFATGGLIVDSPESISQAYATGRGSFRVRGRFFAAEAKDEADREAGIERLGGGQYQLVISEIPYQVAKGKLIEQIAQAIADKKVPILEDVRDESDENIRIVLVPKSRNVDPELLKESLYKLTDLESRFGLNMNVLDATRTPMVMGLKELLDHWLLHQIDILQRRSRHRLAKIADRLELVEGYIIAFLNLDRVIEIIRTEDEPKPVMMAEFGLTDRQAEAILNMRLRSLRKLEEMQLRQEKDELEDERAELEALLGSPARQRTRLKRDLKALRKDYAEDTALGRRRTTIAEAAPAVEFSMDAMIEKEPVTVILSQKGWIRGAKGHVDLGADGCGDFKYKEGDGPAFAVHCQTTDKLLIAGDDGRFFTLGADKLPGARGFGEPIRNTLDIDAEAQVVSLIVHKPGLQLLLAASTGKGFAALTDELLAETRKGRQVVNLKDRAKLAVARPIAAAHDHVAVVGDNRKLVVFNLEELPVMTRGQGVTLQRYRDGGLSDATTFTLEDGLSWTMGGESGRTRTESDIHLWKVARGAAGRLPPTGFPKDNRF, encoded by the coding sequence ATGGTTGCCACTATCGACGACGAAAAAGACCCCTTCGACGCCATCGTCGACGCTCCGTTCGACAGCGCGCTGTCGCAGCGCTACCTCGTCTACGCCCTCTCGACGATCACCGCCCGCTCGCTGCCCGACCTGCGCGACGGGCTCAAGCCGGTGCATCGCCGCATCCTGTGGGGCATGCGGCTGCTGCGCCTGAGCCCGGACAACGCGTTCAAGAAATCGAGCCGCGTGGTCGGCGATGTGATGGGCAAGTTCCACCCGCACGGCAACGTCGCGCTCTACGATGCCATGGTCCGCCTCGCGCAGCCCTTCACGCTGCGCTATCCGCTGGTCGAGGGGCAGGGCAATTTCGGCAATATCGACGGCGATAACGCCGCCGCCGAACGCTACACCGAATGCCGCCTGACGAAGACGGCGATGCAGCTGATGGAAGGGCTCGACGAAGGCACCGTCGATTTCGTCCCGACCTACAACAACGAAGAAGAAGAGCCTTCGCTCTTCCCCGGCCTGTTTCCCAACCTGCTGGCCAACGGTTCGAGCGGCATTGCGGTGGGGATGGCAACCAGCATCCCGAGCCACAACGCCGCCGAAGTCATCGACGCCGCGCTCGAGCTGATCGACAACCCGCACGTCGAGCATGCGCGGCTGATGGAGCTGATGCACGGGCCCGACTTCGCCACCGGCGGGCTGATCGTCGATTCGCCGGAATCGATCAGCCAGGCCTATGCGACGGGGCGCGGCTCCTTCCGCGTGCGCGGGCGCTTCTTCGCCGCCGAGGCGAAGGACGAGGCCGACCGCGAAGCGGGGATCGAGCGGCTCGGCGGGGGGCAGTACCAGCTGGTCATCTCGGAAATCCCCTACCAGGTCGCCAAGGGCAAGCTGATCGAGCAGATCGCCCAGGCGATCGCCGACAAGAAGGTGCCGATTCTCGAGGACGTGCGCGACGAGAGCGACGAGAACATCCGCATCGTGCTCGTCCCGAAGAGCCGCAACGTCGACCCCGAACTGCTCAAGGAATCGCTCTACAAGCTGACCGACCTCGAGAGCCGCTTCGGGCTCAACATGAACGTGCTCGATGCCACCCGCACGCCGATGGTCATGGGGCTGAAGGAGCTGCTCGACCACTGGCTGCTGCACCAGATCGACATCCTGCAGCGCCGCAGCCGCCACCGGCTGGCCAAGATCGCCGACCGGCTCGAGCTGGTCGAAGGCTACATCATCGCCTTCCTCAACCTCGACCGGGTGATCGAGATCATCCGCACCGAGGACGAGCCCAAGCCGGTGATGATGGCCGAGTTCGGGCTGACCGACCGCCAGGCCGAGGCGATCCTCAACATGCGGCTGCGTTCGTTGCGCAAGCTCGAGGAGATGCAGCTGCGGCAGGAGAAGGACGAGCTCGAAGACGAACGCGCCGAGCTCGAAGCGCTGCTCGGCAGCCCGGCGCGCCAGCGCACCCGGCTCAAGCGCGACCTCAAGGCGCTGCGCAAGGACTATGCCGAGGACACCGCGCTCGGGCGGCGCCGCACGACCATCGCCGAGGCCGCGCCGGCGGTCGAATTCAGCATGGACGCGATGATCGAGAAGGAGCCGGTTACGGTGATCCTCTCGCAGAAAGGCTGGATCCGCGGCGCCAAGGGCCATGTCGACCTGGGGGCCGACGGCTGCGGGGACTTCAAGTACAAGGAAGGCGACGGGCCGGCCTTTGCGGTCCATTGCCAGACCACCGACAAGTTGCTCATCGCCGGCGACGACGGGCGCTTCTTCACCCTCGGGGCCGACAAGCTGCCCGGCGCGCGCGGTTTCGGCGAGCCGATCCGCAACACGCTCGACATCGATGCCGAGGCGCAGGTGGTCAGCCTGATCGTGCACAAGCCGGGGCTGCAGCTGCTGCTCGCCGCAAGCACCGGCAAGGGCTTTGCCGCGCTGACCGACGAACTGCTCGCCGAAACGCGCAAGGGCCGCCAGGTGGTCAATCTCAAGGACCGCGCCAAGCTCGCCGTCGCCCGGCCGATCGCCGCAGCACACGACCACGTCGCGGTGGTCGGCGACAACCGCAAGCTGGTGGTCTTCAACCTCGAGGAGCTGCCGGTCATGACCCGCGGTCAGGGCGTAACGCTGCAACGCTACCGCGACGGCGGCCTCAGCGACGCGACGACCTTCACGCTCGAAGACGGCCTGTCATGGACCATGGGCGGCGAAAGCGGGCGCACGCGGACCGAGAGCGACATCCACCTGTGGAAGGTCGCCCGCGGCGCCGCCGGGAGGCTTCCGCCGACCGGGTTCCCCAAGGACAACAGGTTCTGA
- a CDS encoding DUF1285 domain-containing protein, which translates to MPYEPPPDLAGLTLSEIAEAVAARRLPPVETWDPPETADSHMRIAADGTWFHEGRPIGRPAMVRAFSTLLLRDEGGQHWLVTPECKQSIEVEDAAFVAVDVKAERGALAFRLNTDDIVVAGPDNPLRARGDPEVPALYLAVRRGCEARLNRSTWLQLVEIALASGDDLTVTSQGARFALVPA; encoded by the coding sequence ATGCCCTACGAACCCCCACCCGACCTCGCCGGACTGACGCTGAGCGAGATCGCCGAGGCGGTTGCCGCGCGCAGATTGCCGCCGGTCGAAACATGGGATCCGCCCGAGACGGCCGACAGCCACATGCGCATCGCCGCCGACGGGACCTGGTTCCACGAGGGCCGCCCGATCGGCCGTCCGGCAATGGTTCGCGCTTTTTCCACGCTGCTGCTGCGCGACGAGGGCGGCCAGCACTGGCTGGTCACCCCCGAGTGCAAGCAGTCGATCGAGGTCGAGGACGCGGCGTTCGTCGCTGTCGACGTCAAGGCCGAGAGAGGGGCCCTCGCCTTCCGCCTCAACACCGACGACATCGTCGTGGCCGGGCCCGACAACCCGCTGCGCGCCCGCGGCGACCCCGAGGTCCCTGCCCTCTACCTGGCAGTGCGGCGCGGCTGCGAGGCCCGCCTCAACCGCTCGACCTGGCTGCAACTGGTCGAGATCGCGCTGGCCTCGGGCGACGATCTGACCGTCACCAGCCAGGGCGCTCGCTTTGCGCTGGTGCCCGCATGA
- a CDS encoding PQQ-dependent sugar dehydrogenase: MTMKFPYLALSLPALLIASCGSARSGDSAANSAASVGTPVEAPAGAPFAITSLGAFKEPWALAVEPGSGNVFVTLKGGGMKFVQPATGRLGTVTGMPEVSYGGQGGMADVAFAPDYARSHTIYLSWVKADGGKRYGVVGRGTLKCEEHDSCAVEDLKEIWRQVPALDTFGQFALRIAFAPGGKHMFVASGDMAKGDPAQDNSNNLGTIVRLNLDGTAAAGNPFAGQGSPTDQIWTYGHRNPLGLAFDAGGQLWDLEHGPRGGDEINKLVPGDNYGWPVVSNGINYNGTPIPDHDTRPDFHAPAVFWTPVIAPGGMTFYSGKLWPEWKGQAIVAGLATQCLARVTLDAAGDSGKEVARYDMGKRMRGVAEAPDGSLYAIEDGDGGRLLHLTPKP, encoded by the coding sequence ATGACCATGAAATTCCCGTACCTCGCCCTATCGCTTCCCGCGCTGCTGATCGCAAGTTGCGGCAGCGCCCGTTCGGGGGATAGCGCGGCAAATTCGGCCGCTTCGGTGGGCACCCCGGTCGAAGCGCCCGCGGGCGCGCCCTTCGCGATAACCTCGCTCGGCGCATTCAAGGAACCGTGGGCGCTCGCGGTCGAGCCGGGCAGCGGCAACGTTTTCGTCACTCTCAAAGGCGGGGGCATGAAGTTCGTCCAGCCGGCCACCGGCCGGCTTGGCACGGTCACCGGCATGCCCGAGGTGTCGTACGGCGGACAGGGCGGCATGGCCGACGTCGCCTTTGCCCCGGACTATGCCCGCAGCCACACGATCTACCTTAGCTGGGTCAAGGCCGACGGCGGCAAGCGCTACGGCGTGGTCGGGCGCGGAACGCTGAAGTGCGAGGAGCACGATTCGTGCGCGGTCGAGGACCTGAAGGAAATCTGGCGCCAGGTCCCGGCGCTCGACACGTTCGGCCAGTTCGCGCTGCGCATCGCCTTTGCGCCGGGCGGCAAGCACATGTTCGTCGCCTCCGGCGACATGGCCAAGGGCGATCCGGCGCAGGACAACAGCAACAACCTCGGCACCATCGTCCGCCTCAACCTCGACGGCACCGCCGCGGCGGGCAACCCGTTTGCCGGCCAAGGCAGCCCGACCGACCAGATCTGGACTTACGGCCACCGCAACCCGCTGGGCCTCGCCTTCGATGCCGGCGGCCAGCTTTGGGACCTCGAGCACGGGCCCCGCGGCGGCGACGAGATCAACAAGCTGGTGCCGGGCGACAACTACGGCTGGCCGGTCGTCTCGAACGGCATCAACTACAACGGCACGCCGATCCCCGACCACGACACGCGGCCCGATTTCCACGCCCCGGCGGTGTTCTGGACCCCGGTCATCGCGCCGGGCGGGATGACCTTCTACTCCGGCAAGCTCTGGCCCGAGTGGAAGGGCCAGGCCATCGTCGCCGGGCTCGCCACGCAGTGCCTCGCCCGCGTCACGCTGGACGCCGCGGGGGACAGCGGCAAGGAAGTCGCGCGTTACGATATGGGCAAGCGCATGCGCGGCGTCGCCGAGGCGCCCGACGGCTCGCTCTACGCGATCGAGGACGGCGACGGCGGGCGGCTGCTGCATCTGACGCCCAAGCCGTAG
- a CDS encoding CCA tRNA nucleotidyltransferase, with protein sequence MSPKTLEAEWIARADLAALVAALGPGTVRWVGGAVRDTLLGKPVHDIDAATTLEPAEVVTRLGAAKIRSVPTGIEHGTVTAILEGGPVEITTLRHDVSTDGRRATVKFANDWQDDAARRDFTINALYADPSSGEVFDWFGGLEDLETGRVRFIGDARERIREDHLRILRYYRFQARFGAALDAASERACIELAPTMKGLSRERVGWELQNLLAIADPVATVQRMYDGGVLGVVLPEASDAGMEALAAVVAKEREAGLPPSPLRRLAALLPADEKVAAQVASRLRLSTANKKRLVAAARRSGTPSDPHVLAYRLGREAAIDRLLLAGQDPAALSGWEIPVLPLKGGEIVARGVAAGPEVARILQAVEERWIGEGFPPRERVEALLDAELGARKPV encoded by the coding sequence GTGAGCCCGAAAACTCTTGAGGCCGAATGGATAGCGCGCGCCGATCTCGCCGCCCTGGTCGCCGCGCTCGGCCCGGGCACGGTGCGCTGGGTCGGCGGCGCGGTGCGCGACACCTTGCTCGGCAAGCCCGTACACGACATCGACGCCGCCACCACGCTCGAACCGGCGGAAGTCGTTACCCGGCTCGGCGCGGCGAAGATTCGCTCGGTCCCGACCGGTATCGAGCACGGGACGGTAACCGCGATCCTAGAAGGCGGGCCGGTCGAGATCACCACCCTGCGGCACGACGTCTCGACCGACGGGCGGCGCGCCACGGTGAAGTTCGCCAACGACTGGCAGGACGATGCCGCGCGGCGCGATTTCACCATCAATGCGCTCTACGCCGATCCTTCGAGCGGCGAGGTGTTCGACTGGTTCGGCGGGCTGGAAGATCTCGAGACCGGCCGCGTGCGCTTCATCGGCGATGCCCGCGAACGCATTCGCGAGGACCATCTGCGCATCCTGCGCTACTACCGCTTCCAGGCCCGCTTCGGGGCCGCTCTCGATGCGGCATCCGAGCGAGCCTGCATCGAACTCGCCCCGACGATGAAGGGCCTGAGCCGCGAGCGCGTGGGGTGGGAACTGCAGAACCTGCTGGCGATCGCCGACCCGGTGGCGACGGTGCAGCGGATGTACGATGGCGGCGTGCTCGGCGTCGTCTTGCCCGAAGCGTCCGACGCGGGGATGGAGGCGCTTGCCGCGGTGGTCGCCAAGGAGCGCGAGGCCGGGCTGCCGCCCTCGCCGCTGCGCCGCCTTGCCGCGCTGCTCCCCGCCGACGAGAAGGTGGCCGCGCAGGTCGCCTCGCGGCTGCGGTTGTCCACCGCCAACAAGAAGCGCCTCGTTGCGGCAGCGCGGCGCAGCGGCACGCCGAGCGATCCGCACGTACTCGCCTACCGCCTCGGCCGCGAGGCGGCGATCGACCGGCTCCTGCTGGCCGGCCAGGACCCCGCCGCGCTCAGCGGCTGGGAGATCCCCGTCTTGCCGCTCAAGGGCGGCGAGATCGTCGCGCGCGGGGTCGCCGCGGGGCCCGAAGTGGCGCGCATCCTGCAAGCCGTCGAAGAGCGCTGGATCGGCGAGGGCTTCCCGCCCCGCGAGCGGGTCGAGGCCTTGCTCGACGCCGAGCTCGGTGCACGAAAGCCAGTCTGA
- a CDS encoding carboxylesterase/lipase family protein, translated as MIARGWLAAAAGAALALGACNAAQSPGEVAAAEVVTTAGTVAGSLEDGVIGWKGIPFAAPPVGDLRWRAPQPAAHWDGVLSATEYGHDCMQVPFPSDAAPLGTPPAEDCLYANVWKPEGAKAKLPVIFWIYGGGFVNGGSSPPTYSGAELAKQGVMVVSANYRLGRFGTFAHPQLTGEDPDKGLLGNYGYLDQIAALKWVQDNIAAFGGDPDNVTIVGESAGGMSVHALVTSPLAKGLFAKAAIMSGGDGQGMPGAPQSLGDAEKIGVDFAAAKGIAADDPDALAKLRAMSAAEVTDGLNLAAMAPRPGQARTFASPFADGTIAVDAGKAYAGGDFARVPIMIGATSDDIGGKTGQMIGGARSLAGTIAAQDVPVYEYRFSYVAESLDPGNGAQHASDIPFFFDTQAAKYGPATTPRDNAMGEAISTYLVNFAKTGDPNGGDLPDWPQYSRTGDELMVFGPDGTAKAEKDPLGPGIDAAQARRGG; from the coding sequence ATGATTGCAAGAGGATGGCTGGCCGCCGCCGCCGGCGCCGCGCTAGCCCTGGGGGCGTGCAACGCAGCGCAATCGCCGGGCGAGGTCGCCGCCGCCGAAGTCGTCACCACCGCGGGGACGGTGGCCGGATCGCTGGAGGACGGCGTAATCGGCTGGAAGGGCATTCCCTTCGCCGCGCCGCCGGTCGGCGACCTACGCTGGCGCGCGCCGCAGCCGGCCGCGCATTGGGACGGGGTGCTCTCCGCCACCGAGTACGGCCACGACTGCATGCAGGTGCCGTTCCCCAGCGACGCCGCGCCGCTCGGCACTCCGCCCGCGGAGGACTGCCTCTACGCCAACGTGTGGAAGCCGGAAGGAGCGAAGGCGAAGCTCCCGGTGATTTTCTGGATCTACGGCGGCGGCTTCGTCAACGGCGGGTCCTCGCCGCCGACCTACTCGGGCGCCGAACTGGCCAAACAGGGCGTGATGGTGGTCAGCGCCAACTACCGGCTCGGCCGCTTCGGCACTTTCGCCCACCCGCAACTGACCGGAGAGGACCCGGACAAGGGACTGCTCGGCAACTACGGCTACCTCGACCAGATCGCCGCGCTGAAGTGGGTGCAGGACAATATCGCCGCGTTCGGCGGCGATCCCGACAACGTGACGATCGTCGGCGAATCCGCCGGCGGCATGTCGGTCCATGCGCTGGTCACTTCGCCGCTCGCCAAGGGGCTGTTCGCGAAGGCCGCGATCATGTCGGGGGGCGACGGGCAGGGGATGCCGGGGGCGCCGCAGAGTTTGGGGGACGCGGAAAAGATCGGCGTCGATTTCGCGGCTGCCAAGGGCATTGCGGCTGACGATCCGGATGCCCTGGCTAAGCTGCGGGCGATGAGCGCCGCCGAGGTGACCGACGGGCTCAACCTCGCCGCCATGGCCCCGCGGCCCGGGCAGGCGCGGACATTCGCCAGTCCCTTCGCCGACGGCACGATCGCCGTCGATGCGGGCAAGGCTTATGCCGGCGGCGACTTCGCCCGGGTGCCGATCATGATCGGCGCGACCAGCGACGACATCGGCGGCAAGACCGGCCAGATGATCGGCGGAGCGCGCAGTCTCGCCGGCACGATCGCGGCGCAGGACGTGCCGGTCTACGAATACCGCTTCTCCTACGTCGCCGAATCGCTCGACCCGGGCAACGGCGCGCAGCATGCCAGCGACATTCCGTTCTTCTTCGACACCCAGGCGGCGAAGTACGGTCCCGCCACCACCCCGCGCGACAATGCCATGGGCGAGGCGATCAGCACCTATCTCGTCAACTTCGCCAAGACCGGCGATCCCAACGGTGGCGACCTGCCCGACTGGCCGCAGTATTCGCGCACCGGCGACGAGCTCATGGTGTTCGGACCCGACGGGACGGCGAAGGCCGAAAAGGATCCCCTCGGGCCGGGCATCGACGCCGCGCAGGCAAGGCGGGGCGGATAG